Genomic window (Paenibacillus sp. 37):
TTATTTCTTTTCCATATTTTGTTAATATAACGATAAGAGGCTGTTAACGTTTCACAGACCATATCGACGCCCTGACGCATTTCCTGCACATGCTGATTCAAATCCTCCAATTTCACTTTACCTTGCAAGGTCTGGTGTAACTGCCACAGGTCATCATGCATTTCTGAGTTCATGTAGTGAATTTCCATATTACGTCGTTTGCGCAGCTTGCTCATCGGCTCACGATAAGAGTCCTTGATCTGTATTAATTGCAACGCAAGATCATGGTGCTCCCTCGCATAATCGAACTGCCTTAACACTGTAAAATAAGAAAAATGCGCTTTGGTATTTGAAGTATTCAACTGGAATATTTCATTTAGTACCGTACCCACTTTATCCAGGATGGCAAAGCAGCGGATAAAGCCATCTTTGTAGAAATACACATACCGTGCATACTCTGCTTTTTCAGTCGCCGTCATATCATCCGTTGAGCCTGCAACGACCTTATTGCGAAAATGAGCAGCAGCGAAACAGCTTTGCTCTAGTTCATCCAGTGAGGAGATAAGTCCCTGAGTCCACACATACAGTTTCCGATAGTCATGCGTGGGATCATGGTCCACATGCATTTGTCGTTGAAATAACTCAAGCGTATGCGCCATTGCGTCCATCGCTGCCTTCAATTTACCTTCGTTTATACGTGGCTTTTCCCCCAACAACGTTCGCAGCATATCTAACCTCCTCTTTTCCAAATCAACAAGAATTCATCACCGTAAACGTAACACATCATCCATTCCGTGTAATTGCTGCTTGCCATAGGTTGCCCTGATCCCCCTGACATCAAACAAAGTCCACCTGTCCAATGATGTACATCACTGGATGGTGGACTTTCATATTTAGCCCAAGTACCTTTGGAAAAAAGAATGGATCTATATCTTAGAAACGATTAGCCGGGCGATGCAGCTTGTACACCAGGAAACTCATATACGTTAAAACTCCGAATAATATGGCGATATCCAGCATATGAGCGAGAGCTACAAACATGTATACTTCCGGACGGTTCATTGTCACCATCATGAAAATACCAATGACTACTTGCATCAGGATGAGAACAACGGATACCACGCCAAGGGTCCGCATTTCCTTGTTGTCCGGATGATTACGGTAAGCGAAGTGACC
Coding sequences:
- a CDS encoding Cthe_2314 family HEPN domain-containing protein, encoding MLRTLLGEKPRINEGKLKAAMDAMAHTLELFQRQMHVDHDPTHDYRKLYVWTQGLISSLDELEQSCFAAAHFRNKVVAGSTDDMTATEKAEYARYVYFYKDGFIRCFAILDKVGTVLNEIFQLNTSNTKAHFSYFTVLRQFDYAREHHDLALQLIQIKDSYREPMSKLRKRRNMEIHYMNSEMHDDLWQLHQTLQGKVKLEDLNQHVQEMRQGVDMVCETLTASYRYINKIWKRNNSL